The following are from one region of the Mesorhizobium sp. B4-1-4 genome:
- a CDS encoding TldD/PmbA family protein: MADISDAAKLTDRVAALVEAAKKAGADAADAVAVRGRSTGVSVRLGKVEATESSEAEDVSLRVFVGQRVASVSATAASDPVSLAERAVAMAKVSPQDPYQGLADPALLAKQMRDLDLFDATEVSADQLKEAALAAEAAALAVKGVTNSSGSNASAGLGGLVLATSHGFLGHYVASRFSRSASVIAGEGTGMERDYEFSSRQHFADLDAPEDIGRKAGERAVRRIGARKAATGPVDVVFDPRVARGIAGHLAGAINGASVARKTSFLRDMMGKQVAASAITVTDEPLRPRGQASRPFDGEGVEGKKLLMVEKGVLNHWFLSTSAARELGLVTNGRGSRSGSSVSPSSTNLAIEPGERSPEDLIKSLKTGFYVTEVFGQGVDMVTGEYSRGASGFWIENGALAYPVAEVTIASNLKTMFLNMVPADDLDRNFGTAAPTLLIEGMTLAGA, translated from the coding sequence ATGGCCGACATATCAGACGCAGCAAAATTGACCGACCGCGTCGCGGCCCTGGTCGAGGCCGCCAAGAAGGCCGGCGCCGATGCCGCCGACGCGGTGGCCGTGCGCGGCCGCTCCACCGGCGTGTCGGTTCGGCTCGGCAAGGTCGAGGCCACCGAATCATCGGAGGCCGAGGACGTCTCGCTGCGCGTCTTCGTCGGCCAGAGAGTGGCAAGCGTCTCGGCCACCGCCGCATCCGATCCGGTTTCACTCGCAGAGCGGGCCGTGGCGATGGCGAAAGTGTCGCCGCAGGATCCTTATCAGGGCCTTGCCGATCCGGCGCTGCTTGCGAAGCAAATGCGCGATCTCGACCTGTTCGATGCCACCGAAGTCTCCGCCGATCAATTGAAGGAGGCCGCCCTTGCCGCAGAAGCGGCGGCCCTTGCGGTCAAGGGCGTGACCAATTCCTCAGGCAGCAATGCCAGTGCCGGGCTCGGCGGGCTGGTGCTGGCCACGTCGCACGGCTTTCTCGGCCACTATGTCGCCTCGCGGTTTTCGCGTTCTGCAAGCGTCATCGCCGGCGAAGGCACCGGCATGGAGCGCGACTATGAATTCTCCTCGCGCCAGCATTTCGCCGATCTCGATGCGCCTGAAGACATCGGCCGCAAGGCTGGCGAACGCGCCGTGCGCCGCATCGGCGCGCGCAAGGCCGCGACCGGCCCGGTCGATGTAGTATTCGATCCGCGCGTCGCGCGCGGCATTGCCGGCCACCTTGCCGGCGCCATCAATGGCGCCTCCGTTGCGCGCAAGACCTCGTTCCTGCGCGACATGATGGGCAAGCAAGTGGCCGCGTCCGCGATCACGGTCACCGACGAGCCGCTCAGGCCGCGTGGCCAGGCCTCGCGCCCATTCGATGGCGAAGGCGTCGAGGGCAAGAAGCTTCTGATGGTCGAAAAGGGCGTGCTCAACCACTGGTTCCTGTCGACCTCGGCGGCGCGGGAGCTTGGCCTCGTCACCAATGGGCGCGGATCGCGCAGCGGCTCTTCCGTGTCGCCATCCTCCACCAATCTCGCCATCGAGCCGGGGGAGCGGTCACCGGAGGATCTGATCAAGTCGCTCAAGACCGGTTTCTATGTCACCGAAGTGTTCGGGCAGGGCGTCGACATGGTCACCGGCGAATACAGCCGCGGCGCTTCCGGTTTCTGGATCGAGAATGGCGCGCTGGCCTATCCGGTTGCCGAAGTCACCATCGCCTCGAACCTGAAGACCATGTTCCTGAACATGGTGCCGGCTGATGACCTCGACCGCAATTTCGGCACGGCGGCCCCAACGCTCCTGATCGAAGGCATGACCCTTGCCGGCGCATGA
- a CDS encoding patatin-like phospholipase family protein: MSPTFGIAFGGGGARGLAHIHVIEALDELGIRPVAIAGSSIGAIMGAGMASGMTGKDIHDYARSILGRRAEVASRMWRARPGTIAEAMQGGIRVSQFNVERILKAFLPEAIPETFAELKIPLKVTATDYFGHKLAVFDDGDLHSALAASAAIPAVFRPVTRDGRLLIDGGIYNPVPFDLIEDDADIIIGVDVVGAPEEADRKQPTSVDLMFGATQLMMQSIIANKLKQCRPDILVRPAVSKYRVLDFLKIDALMNETAEIKDRLKREVERVVDARAGKSERGNRVAG, from the coding sequence ATGAGTCCGACTTTCGGGATAGCGTTCGGCGGCGGCGGGGCGCGCGGTCTGGCGCATATCCATGTCATCGAGGCGCTGGACGAGCTTGGCATCCGGCCCGTGGCGATCGCCGGCTCGTCGATCGGCGCCATTATGGGCGCCGGCATGGCATCGGGCATGACCGGCAAGGACATCCACGACTATGCCCGCTCGATCCTCGGCCGGCGCGCCGAAGTGGCGAGCCGCATGTGGCGCGCCCGGCCGGGCACGATCGCGGAAGCCATGCAAGGCGGCATCCGGGTCAGCCAGTTCAATGTCGAGCGCATTCTGAAGGCCTTTTTGCCCGAGGCCATTCCCGAAACCTTCGCCGAGCTGAAGATCCCGCTGAAGGTGACGGCGACGGACTATTTCGGCCACAAGCTCGCCGTGTTCGACGACGGTGACCTGCACTCCGCACTCGCCGCCTCTGCCGCCATTCCCGCCGTCTTTCGGCCGGTGACCCGCGACGGCAGGCTGCTGATCGACGGCGGCATCTACAATCCTGTGCCGTTCGACCTGATCGAGGACGACGCCGACATCATCATTGGCGTCGACGTGGTCGGCGCGCCGGAAGAAGCCGACCGCAAACAGCCGACCTCCGTCGACCTGATGTTCGGCGCCACGCAGCTGATGATGCAGTCGATCATCGCCAACAAGCTGAAACAGTGCCGCCCCGATATATTGGTCCGCCCGGCAGTGTCAAAATACCGCGTGCTCGACTTCCTGAAGATCGATGCCCTGATGAACGAAACGGCCGAAATCAAGGATCGATTGAAGCGGGAGGTGGAGAGGGTTGTGGACGCGCGGGCTGGCAAGAGCGAGCGCGGGAATCGGGTGGCTGGGTAA
- a CDS encoding DUF2093 domain-containing protein, with protein sequence MMNRFEGPGGKEARIRYLDGDFQVTSPGSFVRCAVTGESIPLDELKYWSVARQEPYANAAASLRREIEVHPEMRKRG encoded by the coding sequence ATGATGAACCGTTTCGAAGGCCCGGGCGGCAAGGAAGCCCGCATCCGCTACCTCGATGGCGATTTCCAGGTCACCAGTCCCGGCTCGTTCGTGCGCTGCGCCGTGACGGGAGAAAGCATCCCCCTGGACGAGCTGAAATACTGGAGCGTCGCCAGGCAGGAGCCCTACGCCAACGCCGCCGCCTCGCTGCGCCGCGAAATCGAGGTGCACCCAGAGATGCGCAAGCGCGGCTAG
- the waaA gene encoding lipid IV(A) 3-deoxy-D-manno-octulosonic acid transferase gives MSGRWARAMLTAYRFAGAAAYPLIGPYVAWRISRGKEDRNRRRERYGVAGRPRPEGPVIWIHAASVGETIAVVPLVESILDYGVNIVLTTGTVTSAQVADERLGDRIIHQYVPLDLKPAVSRFLDHWRPDLAIIAESEIWPMTILELGARHVPQVLVNGRLSDRSFISWKKRANIAEALFENLAHVVAQSDVDGERFRALGARPVTVSGNLKVDTNPPPADGRALASLQRQIGGRPTWAAISTHDGEEVVAAEVHATLHKRHQGLLTIVVPRHPDRADTLAAQISGMGLKVARRSKGDRIGPDIDILLGDTIGEMGLYLRLTEIAFVGRSLTSEGGQNPLEPAMLDTAVLAGRNVQNFREAYQRLIDSGGAKLVRDRDMLAGAVNFLLTNEVARHEMMAAGVATVDEMRGALARTLKSLEPYIQPLVIKSRLKGANGR, from the coding sequence ATGAGCGGCCGCTGGGCGCGTGCCATGCTGACGGCATACCGTTTCGCGGGTGCCGCCGCCTATCCGCTGATCGGGCCCTATGTCGCCTGGCGCATCTCGCGCGGCAAGGAGGACCGCAACCGCCGCCGCGAGCGCTATGGAGTCGCCGGCCGCCCGCGCCCCGAAGGGCCCGTTATCTGGATCCATGCCGCCAGCGTCGGCGAGACCATAGCCGTCGTGCCGCTGGTCGAAAGCATTCTCGATTATGGCGTCAACATCGTGCTGACGACCGGCACCGTGACATCGGCGCAGGTTGCCGACGAGCGGCTCGGCGACCGCATCATCCACCAATATGTGCCGCTCGATCTGAAGCCGGCGGTCAGCCGATTCCTCGATCACTGGCGGCCGGATCTGGCGATCATCGCCGAATCCGAGATCTGGCCGATGACCATCCTCGAGCTTGGCGCGCGCCATGTTCCGCAGGTGCTGGTCAATGGCAGGCTTTCCGACCGCTCGTTCATCTCGTGGAAGAAGCGGGCCAATATCGCCGAGGCGCTGTTCGAGAATCTTGCCCATGTCGTTGCCCAGTCCGATGTTGACGGCGAGCGTTTTCGCGCGCTTGGCGCCCGGCCGGTTACGGTGTCGGGCAACCTTAAGGTCGACACCAATCCCCCGCCGGCCGACGGACGGGCGCTGGCCTCGTTGCAGCGGCAGATCGGCGGCCGCCCGACCTGGGCGGCGATCTCGACCCATGACGGCGAGGAAGTGGTCGCGGCGGAAGTCCACGCGACGCTGCACAAGCGCCACCAAGGCCTGCTGACGATCGTCGTTCCGCGCCATCCCGATCGCGCCGACACGCTTGCCGCGCAGATTTCAGGCATGGGCCTGAAGGTCGCGCGGCGCAGCAAGGGCGACCGCATCGGGCCCGACATCGATATCCTTCTCGGCGATACGATCGGCGAGATGGGGCTTTATCTCCGATTGACCGAGATCGCCTTCGTCGGCCGCTCGCTGACCTCCGAGGGCGGCCAGAATCCTCTCGAGCCGGCCATGCTCGACACCGCGGTTCTCGCTGGGCGCAATGTGCAGAATTTTCGCGAAGCCTACCAGCGTCTGATCGACAGCGGCGGCGCGAAGCTGGTGCGCGATCGCGATATGCTGGCCGGGGCCGTCAATTTCCTGCTGACCAATGAAGTCGCACGCCACGAGATGATGGCCGCTGGAGTGGCGACCGTCGACGAGATGCGCGGCGCGCTGGCGCGCACGCTGAAATCGCTTGAACCCTATATCCAGCCGCTGGTCATCAAGTCGCGCCTGAAGGGCGCGAACGGTCGTTAA
- a CDS encoding lysophospholipid acyltransferase family protein: protein MEHDLAKEPAGEAESASRGRSRTTKAFWRKIREPLAQSRFVKNAIASLLAQFVRLVRLTSPLVAGSARFSGGAYAEFEPGIIALWHGQHLLTPAYYPKRKPLVAMVSRSADAELNALMLEKFGIEAVRGSGGRDNARHLDKGGAKALIALKKSLTAGKNVAMIADIPHGTPRDAGLGIVLLARLSGRPLLPVAIATSRRKVLEKSWDKTTINLPFGRSAVTIGAPIFVAADADDAEMERKRQEITTALNAATDEAYRLVDGPR, encoded by the coding sequence ATGGAGCATGATCTGGCGAAAGAGCCAGCCGGCGAGGCCGAGTCCGCGAGCAGGGGCCGCAGCCGCACGACCAAGGCCTTCTGGCGCAAGATCCGCGAACCGCTCGCACAGTCGCGATTCGTCAAGAATGCCATTGCCAGCCTGCTCGCGCAGTTCGTGCGGCTGGTTCGCCTGACCAGTCCCCTGGTCGCCGGGTCGGCGCGGTTTTCGGGAGGGGCCTACGCCGAGTTCGAACCCGGCATCATCGCTTTGTGGCATGGCCAGCATCTTTTGACGCCGGCCTACTATCCCAAGCGCAAACCACTGGTCGCCATGGTGTCACGCAGCGCCGATGCCGAGCTCAATGCACTAATGCTGGAGAAATTCGGCATCGAGGCGGTGCGCGGTTCGGGCGGGCGTGACAACGCCAGGCATCTCGACAAGGGTGGGGCCAAGGCACTGATCGCCCTCAAAAAGTCGCTCACCGCCGGCAAGAACGTCGCCATGATCGCAGACATTCCCCACGGCACACCGCGCGACGCGGGGCTTGGTATTGTTCTCCTGGCGCGCCTCTCGGGCCGGCCGCTCCTGCCGGTCGCCATCGCCACCAGTCGCCGCAAGGTGCTGGAGAAGAGCTGGGACAAGACCACCATAAACCTGCCATTCGGCCGTTCCGCGGTAACCATCGGGGCGCCGATCTTTGTGGCCGCGGACGCCGACGACGCCGAAATGGAGCGCAAGCGCCAGGAAATCACCACCGCCCTCAATGCCGCGACAGACGAGGCCTACCGTCTCGTGGACGGTCCGCGATGA
- the lpxK gene encoding tetraacyldisaccharide 4'-kinase encodes MVSEAPPFWWEKPDWKVLALSPLSAVYALVASRGMRRARREKIDAPVLCIGNFTVGGTGKTPVAIALAEQAKRMHLKPGFLSRGHGGSFAEPHVVDASHDSAKHVGDEPLLLAKHAPVAVTPNRAAGARLLLERHGCDFLIMDDGFQSARIHIDYALVVVDARYGIGNGRVIPGGPLRAKIVDQLVYTSGLLKMGEGTAADMVVRQAARAGRPIFEAHTKPSSKAGLGGKRFLAFAGIGHPDKFFDTVRQAGGEVVLSRPFPDHHFYAEDELAELAATAHAEGLGLITTAKDAARLRHGASQEFLGRLEVLEIDTVFELDHVPERIIEETLDAWRQRRLRA; translated from the coding sequence GTGGTCTCCGAAGCACCGCCATTCTGGTGGGAAAAGCCGGACTGGAAAGTCCTGGCACTGTCGCCGCTGTCGGCCGTCTATGCGCTGGTTGCCAGCCGCGGCATGCGGCGGGCCCGGCGCGAGAAGATCGACGCGCCGGTTCTGTGTATCGGCAATTTCACCGTCGGCGGCACCGGCAAGACGCCGGTCGCCATCGCGCTCGCCGAACAGGCCAAGCGCATGCATCTGAAGCCTGGTTTCCTGTCGCGCGGCCATGGCGGCTCCTTTGCCGAGCCGCACGTCGTCGATGCCAGTCACGACAGCGCCAAGCATGTCGGCGACGAGCCGTTGCTCCTGGCCAAACACGCCCCCGTCGCGGTAACGCCGAACCGCGCGGCCGGCGCCCGGCTGCTGCTGGAAAGGCATGGCTGCGATTTCCTGATCATGGATGATGGCTTTCAGAGCGCGCGCATCCACATCGACTATGCGCTGGTCGTGGTCGATGCCCGCTATGGGATCGGCAATGGCCGCGTCATTCCGGGCGGACCGCTTCGGGCCAAGATCGTCGACCAGCTGGTCTACACCAGCGGGCTGTTGAAGATGGGGGAGGGCACCGCGGCCGACATGGTGGTGCGCCAGGCGGCCCGCGCCGGCCGCCCGATCTTCGAGGCTCACACGAAGCCAAGCAGCAAGGCTGGCCTTGGCGGAAAGCGGTTCCTCGCCTTCGCCGGCATCGGCCATCCCGACAAATTCTTCGACACGGTGCGCCAGGCCGGCGGCGAGGTGGTTCTCTCCAGGCCATTTCCGGATCATCATTTTTACGCCGAGGACGAACTCGCCGAACTGGCGGCGACGGCGCACGCCGAAGGCCTCGGCCTCATCACCACCGCTAAGGACGCCGCCCGGCTGCGCCACGGCGCCTCGCAGGAATTTCTCGGGCGTCTCGAGGTGCTGGAAATCGACACGGTGTTCGAACTCGACCATGTGCCCGAGCGCATCATCGAGGAAACGCTCGATGCCTGGCGGCAGCGCAGGTTGAGAGCCTAG
- a CDS encoding DUF4170 domain-containing protein, translating into MAAEDGKKQLLHLVFGGELKKLGGTEFRDLEALDIVGIYPDYQSAHTAWKAKAQASVDNAHMRYFVVHLHRLLDPDNKVVG; encoded by the coding sequence ATGGCCGCGGAAGACGGAAAGAAACAGCTTTTGCATCTGGTGTTCGGCGGAGAACTGAAGAAGCTTGGCGGCACGGAGTTCCGCGATCTCGAGGCGCTCGACATCGTCGGCATCTATCCGGACTATCAATCCGCGCATACGGCGTGGAAAGCCAAGGCGCAAGCCAGCGTGGACAATGCCCATATGCGTTATTTCGTCGTTCATCTGCACCGTCTGCTGGACCCCGACAACAAGGTCGTCGGTTGA
- a CDS encoding VOC family protein, whose product MTPFHLAFPVRDLDETRTFYGEVLGCAIGRSSATWIDFDLYGHQMSAHLRPAQAASDGKVDGITVPIPHFGAVLLMDDWQRLATRLEARDDIDWLERPMVRFKGEPGEQATLFIRDPSGNALEFKGFRSLEQVFAH is encoded by the coding sequence ATGACGCCTTTCCATCTCGCCTTTCCGGTCCGCGATCTCGATGAAACCCGCACTTTCTACGGCGAGGTGCTGGGCTGCGCGATCGGCCGTTCATCGGCGACCTGGATTGATTTCGACCTTTACGGCCACCAGATGTCGGCGCATCTGCGGCCGGCGCAAGCCGCCAGCGACGGCAAGGTCGACGGCATCACCGTGCCGATCCCGCATTTCGGCGCCGTGCTGTTGATGGACGACTGGCAGCGCCTGGCGACCCGGCTGGAAGCGCGCGACGACATCGACTGGCTGGAACGGCCGATGGTCCGCTTCAAGGGCGAGCCGGGCGAACAGGCGACGCTGTTCATCCGCGACCCTTCTGGCAACGCCCTGGAATTCAAGGGCTTTCGCTCGCTGGAGCAGGTTTTCGCACACTAA
- a CDS encoding M16 family metallopeptidase, with the protein MSQHHHPTSGEGKARAALATLFLSIFFLILPALAARAMEIQSVTSPKGITAWLVEDYSVPVVAIRFVFGGGSTQDPPGKEGLANLMTGLFDEGAGSLDSEAFQIRLDDAGAEMSFEETRDGVYGSMRMLAEQRDEAFDLLRLAVDEPRFDQAPIDRIRAQILSGIIANENDPDTVAQNRWTRAIYGDHPYSRSDQGTRQSIAAITQDDLKALHKAVFARGGLHVAVVGAIDAETLKKKLDMVFGDLPQNQALAPVADIEPKLAQRVEVNYDLPQTSLQLAWPGVKRKAADFFPTVLMNEILGGGTFTSRLFQEVREKRGLAYSVNSSLVNQDHANALIVSTGTRSDRAAETLGIVRDVVKRLAEEGPTEAELAATKKYLIGAYAINNLDSSSSIAATLVELQLDDLGIDYMQRRAGYINAVTLDQVKAAARKLLSAEPTIMVVGPPLAGAGKG; encoded by the coding sequence ATGAGCCAGCACCACCATCCTACAAGCGGCGAAGGTAAGGCGCGTGCCGCACTGGCAACCCTCTTCCTCTCCATCTTCTTCCTGATCTTGCCGGCGCTTGCTGCCCGCGCCATGGAGATCCAGTCCGTCACTTCTCCGAAGGGTATCACTGCCTGGCTGGTGGAGGACTATTCCGTGCCGGTCGTCGCCATCCGCTTCGTCTTCGGCGGCGGTTCGACGCAGGATCCGCCAGGGAAGGAAGGCCTGGCCAACCTGATGACCGGCCTGTTCGACGAAGGCGCCGGCTCTCTCGACTCGGAAGCCTTCCAGATCAGGTTGGACGATGCCGGCGCCGAGATGAGCTTCGAAGAGACCCGCGACGGCGTCTATGGTTCGATGCGCATGCTGGCTGAACAGCGAGACGAGGCCTTCGACCTGTTGCGGCTAGCGGTCGACGAGCCGCGCTTCGATCAGGCACCGATCGACCGCATCCGCGCCCAAATCCTGTCCGGCATCATCGCCAACGAGAATGACCCCGACACGGTGGCGCAGAACCGCTGGACACGCGCCATCTATGGCGACCATCCCTATTCGCGCTCCGACCAGGGCACGAGGCAGAGCATCGCTGCCATCACGCAGGACGATCTCAAAGCCTTGCACAAGGCGGTGTTCGCGCGCGGCGGTCTGCATGTCGCCGTCGTCGGCGCCATCGATGCCGAAACGCTGAAGAAGAAGCTGGACATGGTGTTCGGCGACCTGCCGCAGAACCAGGCGCTCGCCCCTGTTGCGGATATCGAACCCAAGCTGGCGCAGCGTGTGGAGGTCAATTACGACCTGCCGCAGACCTCGCTCCAGCTCGCCTGGCCCGGCGTGAAGCGCAAGGCGGCGGATTTCTTCCCCACCGTCCTGATGAACGAAATCCTCGGCGGCGGTACCTTCACCTCGCGCCTGTTCCAGGAAGTGCGTGAAAAGCGTGGGCTGGCCTACAGCGTCAATTCCTCTTTGGTCAATCAGGACCATGCCAATGCGCTGATCGTCAGCACCGGAACGCGCTCCGACCGTGCGGCCGAGACGCTCGGCATCGTGCGCGACGTCGTCAAGCGACTGGCGGAGGAGGGCCCGACCGAGGCCGAACTTGCGGCGACCAAGAAATATCTGATTGGCGCCTATGCCATCAACAATCTGGACTCTTCCAGTTCTATCGCCGCGACGCTGGTCGAGCTGCAGCTGGACGATCTCGGCATCGACTACATGCAGCGTCGCGCCGGCTACATCAATGCGGTGACGCTGGATCAGGTCAAGGCGGCGGCGCGGAAGCTGCTCTCGGCCGAGCCGACCATCATGGTGGTCGGGCCTCCGCTGGCCGGGGCCGGCAAGGGATGA
- the epmA gene encoding EF-P lysine aminoacylase EpmA produces the protein MTTASPWWTPHVHADRRPRLMLRNGLTAALRDWFTRNDFVEVGTAALQVSPGNEAHLAAFATEAVGPDGARSPLYLHTSPEFACKKLLAAGELRIFSLGAVYRNRERGPLHHPEFTMLEWYRVGETYESLMRDCADLLALAATRAGATLFSFRGRDCDPFADPERLTVADAFMRHAGIDLLATVAADGGTDRDALYTALTKAGMRTAPDDSWADLFSRVMVEKIEPHLGIGQATILCEYPVAEAALARPSPRDARVAERFELYCCGVELANGFGELTDAAEQRRRFIIEMDEKERIYGERYPLDEDFLAALAIMPQASGIALGFDRLAMLATGAQKIEDVIWTPVTASRTTAPAASPLVLSVRKPAPASESP, from the coding sequence ATGACCACCGCTTCGCCCTGGTGGACGCCGCATGTCCATGCCGACCGCCGCCCCCGCCTGATGCTGCGAAACGGCCTCACGGCCGCCCTGCGCGACTGGTTCACCCGCAACGATTTCGTCGAAGTAGGAACGGCGGCCCTGCAGGTCTCGCCCGGCAACGAGGCGCATCTGGCCGCTTTCGCCACGGAAGCGGTCGGGCCGGATGGCGCTCGCTCGCCGCTTTATCTCCATACCTCGCCGGAATTCGCTTGCAAGAAGCTGCTCGCCGCTGGTGAGCTCCGGATTTTCAGCCTGGGTGCGGTCTATCGCAACCGCGAGCGCGGCCCTTTGCACCATCCCGAATTCACTATGCTCGAATGGTACCGGGTGGGCGAGACCTATGAGAGCCTGATGCGTGATTGCGCTGATCTGCTGGCGCTGGCCGCGACAAGGGCAGGGGCCACGCTCTTTTCCTTCCGTGGCCGCGATTGCGATCCGTTTGCCGATCCGGAACGGCTGACGGTGGCGGATGCCTTCATGCGCCATGCCGGCATCGATCTGCTGGCCACGGTCGCCGCCGATGGCGGCACCGACCGCGACGCGCTGTACACCGCCTTGACCAAGGCCGGCATGCGCACGGCGCCCGACGACAGCTGGGCCGACCTGTTCAGCCGCGTGATGGTGGAAAAAATCGAGCCCCATCTCGGCATCGGCCAGGCGACCATCCTGTGCGAATACCCTGTCGCCGAGGCGGCCCTTGCCCGGCCAAGCCCCAGGGATGCGCGCGTCGCCGAGCGCTTCGAGCTCTACTGCTGCGGTGTCGAGCTCGCCAACGGCTTTGGCGAGCTGACTGACGCGGCCGAGCAGCGACGTCGCTTCATCATCGAGATGGACGAGAAAGAGCGCATCTATGGCGAGCGCTATCCGCTGGACGAGGATTTTCTCGCCGCCCTTGCCATCATGCCGCAGGCCAGCGGCATCGCGCTCGGCTTCGACCGGCTGGCGATGCTGGCGACGGGCGCGCAAAAGATCGAGGATGTGATCTGGACGCCGGTCACGGCGTCCAGAACGACAGCGCCCGCTGCGAGCCCTCTCGTCCTTAGTGTGCGAAAACCTGCTCCAGCGAGCGAAAGCCCTTGA
- a CDS encoding 3'(2'),5'-bisphosphate nucleotidase CysQ, translated as MPAHELTTAGAPSGAIGDLPLLRDAAREAGLIAMRYFGNSPQVWMKGGTSPVSEADHAADAYLRRTLLAARPDYGWLSEETVDDPVRLSARRTFVVDPIDGTRGFLEGQRTWCVSVAVVENGRTLAGVLECPAMNEIYWALPGQGAFRNGKRIAVRTLGDMAEISGLKQLIDLVPPGWQKRLIRAPYSPSLAYRLAMIANGTLDATFVKPNAHDWDIAAADLILREAGGQLLDPHGRAPLYAGEVTRHGALAAGSGDLLAVLVDVIAGLDT; from the coding sequence TTGCCGGCGCATGAACTGACCACTGCCGGTGCCCCTTCTGGCGCTATCGGGGATCTGCCGCTGCTGCGCGATGCCGCCCGCGAGGCGGGCCTCATCGCCATGCGCTACTTCGGCAACAGCCCGCAAGTCTGGATGAAGGGCGGCACTTCGCCGGTCAGCGAAGCCGATCATGCGGCGGATGCCTATCTGCGCCGTACGCTGCTGGCGGCGCGGCCGGACTATGGCTGGCTGTCGGAAGAGACGGTCGACGATCCGGTGCGGCTTTCGGCGCGCCGCACCTTCGTCGTCGACCCGATCGACGGTACGCGTGGCTTCCTGGAAGGTCAGCGCACCTGGTGCGTCAGCGTTGCCGTCGTCGAAAACGGACGCACGCTGGCCGGCGTGCTCGAATGCCCGGCGATGAACGAGATCTATTGGGCGTTGCCCGGCCAGGGCGCGTTCCGCAACGGCAAGCGCATTGCGGTGCGCACGCTTGGGGATATGGCCGAGATATCCGGGTTGAAGCAGTTGATCGACCTGGTGCCGCCCGGCTGGCAGAAGCGGTTGATACGGGCGCCCTACAGCCCTTCGCTTGCCTACCGTCTGGCGATGATCGCCAACGGCACGCTCGACGCCACCTTCGTCAAGCCGAACGCGCATGACTGGGACATCGCCGCCGCCGATCTTATCCTGCGCGAGGCGGGCGGCCAGTTGCTCGACCCGCATGGCCGCGCCCCGCTCTACGCCGGCGAGGTGACCCGCCACGGCGCGCTTGCCGCCGGCAGCGGTGATTTGCTGGCGGTGCTCGTCGATGTCATCGCTGGGCTGGATACCTGA
- the efp gene encoding elongation factor P, with the protein MKVIASSLRKGNVVDKDGKLYVILFAENIHPGKGTPVTQLDMRRIGDGVKVSERYRTTEQVERAYVEEREHTFLYADGEGYHFMNPETYDQVAVSEAVVGDAAPYLQEGMPVQVSQFNGIAIALVLPQRATFEVVETEPTTKGQTASSSYKPALLSNGVRTTVPPHIAPGTRVVVMTADGSYVERAKD; encoded by the coding sequence GTGAAAGTCATCGCCAGTTCGCTCCGCAAAGGCAATGTCGTCGACAAGGACGGCAAGCTTTATGTGATCCTCTTTGCCGAAAACATCCACCCAGGCAAGGGCACCCCTGTGACGCAGCTCGACATGCGCCGCATCGGCGACGGGGTGAAGGTTTCCGAGCGCTACCGCACCACCGAACAGGTGGAGCGCGCCTATGTCGAGGAGCGCGAGCACACCTTCCTTTACGCCGACGGCGAAGGCTATCACTTCATGAACCCGGAAACCTACGACCAGGTGGCGGTATCGGAAGCCGTGGTCGGCGACGCGGCACCCTACCTGCAGGAAGGCATGCCGGTGCAGGTGTCTCAGTTCAACGGCATCGCGATCGCGCTGGTGCTGCCGCAGCGCGCCACCTTTGAAGTGGTCGAAACCGAGCCGACGACCAAGGGCCAGACGGCATCGTCCTCCTACAAGCCTGCCTTGCTCTCCAATGGTGTGCGCACCACCGTGCCCCCGCACATCGCCCCCGGCACCCGCGTGGTGGTGATGACGGCGGACGGCTCGTATGTGGAGCGGGCGAAGGACTGA